A region of Acidimicrobiia bacterium DNA encodes the following proteins:
- the sufB gene encoding Fe-S cluster assembly protein SufB gives PLQAYFRINAENAGQFERTLIIADEGASVHYIEGCSAPIYTSDSLHSAVVELIAKPGARIRYTTIQNWSPNVYNLVTKRARAEREATVEWIDGNLGSKLTMKYPAVVMTGPKAHGEVLSVAYAGPGQHQDAGAKMTHAAPETTSIIDSKSISKDGGRTTYRGLVKVDEGAHKVKSHVRCDALILDDESRSDTYPYMQIDEKDARIGHEATVSKVGDDQIFYLMSRGLSEQQATAMIVNGFIEPITKTLPMEYAVELSRLIELNMEGAVG, from the coding sequence GCCGCTGCAGGCGTACTTCCGGATCAACGCCGAGAACGCGGGCCAGTTCGAGCGGACGCTCATCATCGCCGACGAGGGCGCTTCGGTGCACTACATCGAGGGGTGCTCCGCGCCCATCTACACGAGCGACTCGCTGCACTCCGCGGTGGTCGAGCTGATCGCCAAGCCTGGCGCGCGCATTCGCTACACGACGATCCAGAACTGGTCGCCGAACGTCTACAACCTCGTGACGAAGCGCGCCCGTGCCGAGCGTGAGGCGACCGTCGAGTGGATCGACGGCAACCTCGGATCGAAGCTCACGATGAAGTACCCGGCCGTCGTGATGACCGGCCCGAAGGCGCACGGCGAGGTGCTGTCCGTCGCGTACGCGGGCCCGGGCCAGCACCAGGACGCGGGGGCGAAGATGACGCACGCCGCGCCCGAGACGACGTCGATCATCGACTCGAAGTCGATCTCGAAGGACGGTGGGCGCACCACGTACCGCGGGCTCGTCAAGGTCGACGAGGGTGCGCACAAGGTGAAGAGCCATGTGCGATGCGACGCGCTCATCCTCGACGACGAGAGCCGCTCCGACACCTACCCGTACATGCAGATCGACGAGAAGGACGCCCGCATCGGGCACGAGGCGACCGTCTCGAAGGTCGGCGACGACCAGATCTTCTACCTGATGAGCCGGGGCCTCTCGGAGCAGCAGGCGACCGCGATGATCGTGAACGGCTTCATCGAGCCGATCACGAAGACGTTGCCGATGGAGTACGCGGTCGAGCTCTCGCGTCTGATCGAGCTCAACATGGAAGGTGCCGTCGGCTGA
- the sufD gene encoding Fe-S cluster assembly protein SufD codes for MADGFDLDVARSLPGPDWLAARRAEAASRLAELAWPSASEEIWRYSPIDRFDPSRYRPDVTPPPQWGGLDPAITSKGVVVGTLDAVDDATARELLGTCANESPDAFTALHDAFLTGGAFVHVPAGVVVEDPIVVDHASFGDGRAVFPHTLVVLDEGAEATVLERSSSDGEDRLVVPVVELVVGQAAHLRFLSVQQHGASTWQIALQRAHVGRDATLRSSAIALGGDYARVRSEALLAGDGADSDVLAVYFGDGDQTLDFRTLQDHAAPHTRSNLLFKGAVEDRAHSVYSGLVRIRRHAQRSDAFQTNRNLVLTEGAGAESIPNLEIEADDVRCSHASAVGPIDEDQLYYLETRGVPPADAQRLIVLGFFDDVFDRLAVPALVEPLRGAVDEKVGRLTTGV; via the coding sequence ATGGCCGACGGGTTCGACCTCGACGTCGCGCGCAGCCTTCCCGGTCCGGACTGGCTCGCAGCGCGCCGCGCCGAAGCCGCCTCGCGCCTCGCGGAGCTGGCGTGGCCGAGCGCGAGCGAGGAGATCTGGCGGTACAGCCCGATCGACCGCTTCGACCCGTCGCGCTACCGACCCGACGTGACGCCACCGCCCCAGTGGGGCGGGCTCGACCCGGCGATCACGTCGAAGGGCGTCGTCGTCGGCACGCTCGACGCGGTCGACGACGCGACCGCCCGCGAGCTGCTCGGCACGTGCGCGAACGAGTCACCCGACGCGTTCACGGCCCTCCACGACGCGTTCCTGACGGGTGGCGCCTTCGTCCACGTGCCCGCAGGTGTCGTGGTCGAGGACCCGATCGTCGTCGACCACGCGTCGTTCGGCGACGGGCGCGCGGTGTTCCCGCACACGTTGGTCGTGCTCGACGAGGGCGCCGAGGCGACGGTGCTCGAGCGGTCGTCGAGCGACGGCGAGGACCGACTCGTCGTACCGGTTGTCGAGCTCGTGGTCGGTCAGGCCGCGCACCTGCGCTTCCTGTCCGTGCAGCAACACGGGGCGTCGACGTGGCAGATCGCGCTGCAGCGTGCGCACGTCGGCCGCGACGCGACGTTGCGCTCTTCCGCGATCGCGCTCGGCGGCGACTACGCGCGCGTGCGCAGCGAGGCGCTGCTCGCCGGTGACGGCGCGGACAGCGACGTGCTCGCCGTCTACTTCGGCGACGGGGACCAGACGCTCGACTTCCGTACGTTGCAGGACCACGCCGCGCCGCACACGCGCAGCAACCTGCTGTTCAAGGGCGCGGTCGAGGACCGTGCGCACTCGGTGTACTCCGGGCTCGTCCGGATACGCCGGCACGCGCAGCGCTCGGACGCGTTCCAGACGAACCGCAACCTGGTCCTCACCGAGGGCGCGGGCGCGGAGTCGATCCCGAACCTGGAGATCGAGGCCGACGACGTGCGCTGCTCGCACGCCTCCGCCGTCGGCCCCATCGACGAGGACCAGCTCTACTACCTCGAGACGCGCGGCGTGCCGCCGGCCGACGCGCAGCGGCTCATCGTCCTCGGGTTCTTCGACGACGTGTTCGACCGGCTCGCCGTCCCGGCTCTGGTCGAGCCGTTGCGCGGCGCGGTCGACGAGAAGGTCGGGAGGTTGACGACCGGTGTCTGA
- a CDS encoding non-heme iron oxygenase ferredoxin subunit, protein MSEVRVCSVGDVDPGAARRFDVEGHRLSVVRIGDDFYVIGDECSHEDYSLSEGFVWEEECEIECPKHGSMFSLKTGEAMTLPATEPVPVYDVRVEGDDVIVSLP, encoded by the coding sequence GTGTCTGAGGTCCGCGTGTGCTCGGTCGGCGACGTCGATCCCGGTGCGGCGCGGCGCTTCGACGTGGAAGGGCATCGCCTGTCGGTCGTGCGGATCGGTGACGACTTCTACGTCATCGGCGACGAGTGCTCGCACGAGGACTACTCGCTCTCCGAGGGGTTCGTGTGGGAGGAGGAGTGCGAGATCGAGTGCCCGAAGCACGGCTCGATGTTCTCGCTCAAGACCGGTGAGGCGATGACGCTCCCCGCGACCGAGCCCGTCCCGGTGTACGACGTGCGCGTCGAGGGCGACGACGTGATCGTGAGCCTGCCGTGA
- the sufC gene encoding Fe-S cluster assembly ATPase SufC codes for MSELTVRGLHASVDGHEILRGVDLEVRSGEVHALMGPNGSGKSTLSHTIMGRGDYTATAGSVTLDAEELLGLPTWERASKGLFLAMQYPVEVDGVRVLDVLDAALRARGEPVDDLASRLATEADRLSVADEFLARGVNVEFSGGEKKRAETLQLAVLRPAFAILDEIDSGLDVDALRDVARRIEAMTTENGLGVLAITHYARLLTELRPDRVHVLMGGRVVASGGPELAETLEATGYEGLAEQLGVEQLAVPAVEQPEDPFADPLGF; via the coding sequence GTGAGCGAGCTCACCGTCCGCGGGCTGCACGCCTCGGTCGACGGGCACGAGATCCTGCGCGGCGTGGACCTCGAGGTGCGTTCGGGCGAGGTCCACGCGCTGATGGGCCCGAACGGCTCCGGCAAGTCGACGCTGTCCCACACGATCATGGGCCGCGGCGACTACACCGCGACGGCCGGCTCGGTGACCCTCGACGCTGAGGAGCTGCTCGGCCTGCCGACGTGGGAGCGCGCGTCGAAGGGGCTGTTCCTCGCGATGCAGTACCCGGTCGAGGTCGACGGCGTGCGCGTCCTCGACGTTCTGGACGCCGCGCTGCGCGCCCGCGGCGAGCCCGTCGACGATCTCGCGTCGCGGCTCGCCACGGAGGCCGACCGGCTCTCGGTCGCGGACGAGTTCCTCGCGCGTGGCGTCAACGTCGAGTTCTCGGGCGGCGAGAAGAAGCGCGCGGAGACGTTGCAGCTCGCGGTGTTGCGTCCCGCGTTCGCGATCCTCGACGAGATCGACTCCGGGCTCGACGTCGACGCGTTGCGCGACGTCGCCCGCCGCATCGAGGCGATGACGACCGAGAACGGTCTCGGTGTCCTCGCGATCACGCACTACGCCCGCCTGCTCACCGAGCTCCGTCCCGACCGCGTGCACGTGCTGATGGGCGGTCGCGTCGTGGCGAGCGGCGGGCCCGAGCTCGCCGAGACGCTCGAGGCGACGGGCTACGAGGGCCTGGCCGAGCAGCTCGGTGTCGAGCAGCTCGCGGTCCCGGCCGTCGAGCAGCCCGAGGATCCCTTCGCCGACCCGCTCGGCTTCTGA
- a CDS encoding L,D-transpeptidase family protein, whose product MRNIFRPRVLIAVGSALGLLAAVAVAGALLRSQPRSSASSAPERTSHDAAAATTTSTLPATTTTTTPALVQPPPATLPPLPSGGLGQGSSGPVVAAYQQRLTDVHFDPGPVDGHYGQDMAYAVDALQKLFGLPVNGRIGLAEAIALTNFRYPEPLVPNGEPNRTEIDVSKQVLTLYAGGQVRLITTMSSGSGEHYCYTDKYRPVRVCENAYTPSGRYTYTRFVSGWDTSPLGHLYNPFYFNGGIAVHGYPSVPNSPASHGCVRIPMDIANYFHTLVNKGDPVYVLGGSDGPGNVTYTPIPTAPPTTAPPATPPPPAPPAALPAPPPPSAAPKGAPPTATPTPKP is encoded by the coding sequence GTGAGAAACATCTTCCGGCCACGCGTGCTCATCGCGGTCGGGTCGGCCCTCGGTCTGCTCGCCGCCGTCGCGGTCGCCGGCGCGCTGCTGCGCAGCCAGCCCCGCTCGAGCGCGTCGAGCGCGCCGGAACGGACCTCGCACGACGCCGCGGCGGCCACCACGACGTCGACGTTGCCGGCGACGACGACGACCACGACGCCCGCGCTCGTCCAACCGCCGCCCGCGACGCTCCCGCCGCTGCCCTCCGGCGGGCTCGGCCAGGGATCGTCAGGCCCGGTCGTCGCCGCGTACCAGCAGCGGCTGACCGACGTGCACTTCGACCCCGGCCCGGTCGACGGCCACTACGGCCAGGACATGGCGTACGCGGTGGACGCCCTCCAGAAGCTGTTCGGCCTGCCGGTCAACGGCCGCATCGGGCTCGCGGAAGCGATCGCGCTCACCAACTTCCGCTACCCGGAGCCGCTCGTGCCGAACGGCGAACCGAACCGGACCGAGATCGACGTGTCGAAGCAGGTGCTCACCCTGTACGCCGGCGGGCAGGTGCGCCTGATCACGACCATGTCGAGCGGGAGTGGTGAGCACTACTGCTACACGGACAAGTACCGCCCGGTGCGCGTGTGCGAGAACGCGTACACGCCGTCGGGCCGCTACACGTACACGCGGTTCGTCAGCGGGTGGGACACGTCACCGCTCGGGCACCTGTACAACCCCTTCTACTTCAACGGCGGCATCGCGGTGCACGGGTACCCGTCGGTGCCCAACTCGCCCGCGTCGCACGGGTGCGTCCGCATCCCGATGGACATCGCGAACTACTTCCACACGCTCGTGAACAAGGGCGACCCCGTGTACGTGCTCGGCGGGAGCGACGGCCCGGGGAACGTGACGTACACGCCGATCCCGACGGCACCGCCGACCACCGCGCCGCCCGCGACACCGCCGCCTCCCGCGCCACCTGCCGCGCTACCGGCCCCGCCGCCGCCGAGCGCCGCGCCGAAGGGCGCTCCCCCGACCGCGACACCCACGCCGAAGCCCTGA